One genomic region from Spirulina subsalsa PCC 9445 encodes:
- a CDS encoding dihydrolipoyl dehydrogenase family protein encodes MAVEYDLVIIGGGSGGLVVASAAAQLKAKVALVEKDKLGGDCLWYGCVPSKSFIHASRIAYEVKHSSRFGVYTPPPQIHFSEAMGHVERAIAAIEPHDSPERFRRLGVEVIFGSGQFTNPRTFTVNGRHLTARAFVISTGSRPAIPPIPGLREAGFLTNEQVFSLTKQPPSLAIIGAGPIGCELGQAFHRLGTNVTILASREHILPKEDPEAAEVVEQQFESEGIRILKKTRAERVEVVGGKKCLWFGEDKIITDEILVSAGRQPNVDSLNLEAAGVVYDAKGVKVDASLRTTNPRIYACGDVIGGYQFTHVAGYEAVYVLTNALFSPIKRFFPSKVDYRVIPWATFTDPELARVGLTEEQARKHYGEEVYVLKQPFAGVDRAQAEGTTAGFGKIITRKNGQILGAHLVGPHAGELIHEVVLAMNHHLPVSKLTGIHIYPTLAEVNSKAGLLLSKQKYAKNQRLQGFLGQFFRWLRSW; translated from the coding sequence ATGGCTGTAGAATATGACCTCGTGATTATTGGGGGAGGCTCCGGGGGGTTAGTGGTAGCCAGTGCGGCCGCCCAACTGAAAGCGAAAGTAGCCCTTGTGGAAAAAGACAAACTAGGCGGAGATTGTCTCTGGTATGGGTGTGTTCCGAGTAAATCTTTCATTCATGCCTCTAGAATCGCCTATGAGGTCAAGCACAGTTCACGTTTTGGGGTCTATACCCCCCCACCCCAGATCCACTTTTCCGAGGCGATGGGTCATGTGGAACGTGCGATCGCCGCCATTGAACCCCACGACTCACCGGAACGATTTCGCCGCCTCGGAGTAGAGGTCATATTCGGTTCAGGACAATTCACCAATCCCCGCACCTTCACCGTCAACGGTCGCCATCTAACCGCCCGGGCTTTTGTCATTTCCACCGGCTCCCGCCCCGCCATCCCCCCCATCCCCGGCCTCCGAGAAGCAGGTTTTCTCACCAACGAGCAGGTTTTCTCCCTGACGAAACAACCCCCATCTCTTGCCATTATCGGAGCCGGCCCCATTGGTTGTGAACTCGGCCAAGCCTTCCACCGTTTAGGAACCAATGTCACGATTTTGGCCAGTCGGGAGCATATTTTACCCAAAGAAGACCCAGAGGCGGCCGAAGTGGTGGAACAGCAATTCGAGTCTGAGGGGATTCGCATTTTAAAGAAAACTCGGGCGGAACGAGTAGAAGTGGTGGGGGGGAAAAAATGCCTCTGGTTTGGGGAAGATAAAATCATAACCGATGAAATTCTAGTTTCTGCCGGACGACAGCCCAATGTGGACAGCCTAAATCTAGAAGCGGCAGGGGTGGTCTATGATGCCAAAGGGGTCAAAGTCGATGCCAGCTTACGCACCACAAACCCCCGCATCTATGCCTGTGGGGATGTGATTGGCGGATACCAATTCACCCACGTTGCGGGCTATGAGGCCGTTTATGTCCTCACCAATGCCCTGTTTTCCCCCATTAAGCGCTTTTTCCCCAGTAAGGTGGATTATCGCGTGATTCCTTGGGCAACTTTCACAGATCCGGAATTGGCACGGGTCGGATTAACGGAGGAACAAGCCAGAAAACACTACGGGGAGGAGGTTTATGTGTTGAAACAACCTTTTGCCGGGGTAGATCGCGCCCAAGCTGAAGGCACTACGGCAGGTTTCGGCAAAATTATCACCCGCAAAAATGGACAGATTTTAGGGGCGCATTTGGTGGGGCCTCATGCTGGGGAGTTAATCCATGAGGTGGTGTTAGCGATGAATCATCACCTGCCTGTGTCTAAACTAACGGGGATTCATATTTATCCCACGTTGGCGGAGGTGAATAGTAAGGCGGGGTTATTGTTGAGTAAGCAGAAATACGCTAAAAATCAGCGTCTACAGGGCTTTCTGGGTCAGTTTTTCCGGTGGTTGCGGTCTTGGTGA
- a CDS encoding DUF4359 domain-containing protein, with amino-acid sequence MKIWQQVVGGSAIAASLLGGAMLVTNPSPIDYERYATLRLSEYLKENMCNQLPAQFQQFASQCQFLGGVLVDIGRPQLQELIGEQTERENYLFFSVYRTNLAIHSDLPTYEFATIGVLQYFILYSAEQR; translated from the coding sequence ATGAAAATCTGGCAACAAGTGGTAGGAGGGAGTGCGATCGCAGCAAGCTTATTAGGGGGGGCAATGTTGGTCACCAATCCTTCCCCGATAGACTATGAACGCTACGCCACACTACGCCTCAGCGAATACCTCAAAGAAAATATGTGTAATCAATTGCCCGCCCAATTCCAGCAATTCGCTAGTCAATGTCAGTTTCTGGGGGGGGTTTTAGTGGATATCGGGCGGCCACAACTGCAAGAACTAATCGGAGAACAGACCGAACGGGAAAACTACTTATTTTTTAGTGTCTATCGCACCAACTTAGCCATCCATAGTGACTTACCCACCTATGAGTTCGCCACCATTGGGGTGTTACAGTATTTTATTCTGTACAGTGCAGAACAGCGGTAA
- a CDS encoding pentapeptide repeat-containing protein, with product MSLSIRQWLIERKIELEQLQTLGAEVSGVAFRLAQDMEVKSLTPFDVCSLADVLESPLVASRQVAKPIAQLTTALLRLLSRKKPLKRAEGTWLTFQIAYLKALETVLDQELELRRPWINRAMVPVGEMVQEGIVDARLHGFLRTLRPGKLSDSQAEQALTLVGESLLVQQMNNLALAWLVANGAEETEAGLLIQRLVNGLPGHLLEVIVDNALPLAQLQKFVRLGGLTARSTTLTEGTSGTVTEIENDYVIDLGREHYRAQLLKTLGEPIFGETFSLQDIYVPPRGVPISDANIRPMPNHESNPHPPMNTSAEQSVDLATWAAGQLDDWTSISVIEGEAGFGKTSFCQMWAAQIARRVYPTWMPIWIRLRDAHLGQNLEETLDSAFPLGRFSDADGWLSHNAPPSLLILDGLDELPRSPYKLRHIRAFLDQVMQFHAQQLSRKKAHRHKIVLTCRQGMFEGVIRTYRVGSIFPLQTQMKQIRLQPMDQDSLRQWFKQWGKLQSKNISYRYFTFLKEEGLFTRKRHLPVADLVHQPLMLYLLGILHRDGLVDRGLFQLESPQARYEIYERMTRWLLGEHQGYSHLPEMVKEGMAHASRSTEAIANLLAGQAPQEPRRFMQEIALRVFQTGSWVLKTPPWEALSRTERGTNPPQPTPPPENSPASEPTPELLNPWQQHFNRQIRTAALFFSVPSPVLCSSLSTLQVAQKNGLEQLTFSHPNLGSYLAATEISKQLQLLTQQVHDRYGDMSFRVASDWAVAQHLYSFLGYGFLSLEMEEFLMENLQQAEERNPHQFSFPLLFKRLYKFYRSYCQGRWFDEGLTHQAHAQLQQLKNPLNALQVDGAVGLNVFLLLCGISQRANIPFYPCGDPNQPQDFDADRFLILMSRTTVLSPTSFFVRARHSLHHLQLPGACLSRAMLTNANLEGTNLAIAELSRANLVGANLTGVNLSWATLASANLVNSNLNQANLEGADLSRANLVGVNLSSANLHNACLFEAKLDPDNEQKARSSGAFFTWEEFQDYSQSLAPKMQLGDLVDSDFFDGEIQIEIAEGEPFMPDAWYTSQDVYSPDLEVYAPAASSDNETIAAPPSNDATLPAPLGRPPISSDDETWAASMNDMDDQDYDATLADVD from the coding sequence ATGAGCCTGAGCATCCGGCAGTGGCTGATAGAACGAAAAATTGAGCTTGAACAACTTCAGACCTTGGGAGCGGAAGTGTCCGGTGTGGCCTTTCGACTCGCCCAAGATATGGAGGTTAAGAGCCTTACCCCCTTTGATGTCTGTTCCTTAGCAGATGTCCTAGAGTCGCCCTTAGTGGCCAGTCGGCAAGTGGCTAAACCCATTGCCCAATTGACCACGGCTCTCCTGCGTCTCCTCAGTCGCAAAAAGCCCCTCAAACGAGCCGAGGGGACTTGGTTAACGTTTCAAATTGCCTACCTCAAAGCCCTCGAAACGGTTTTAGACCAAGAACTAGAACTGCGTCGCCCTTGGATTAATCGGGCGATGGTTCCAGTAGGAGAAATGGTACAGGAAGGCATTGTGGATGCTCGTCTTCATGGCTTTCTGCGCACCCTACGACCGGGAAAATTAAGTGATTCCCAAGCCGAACAAGCCCTAACTTTGGTTGGGGAGTCCCTCTTAGTCCAACAGATGAACAATCTGGCCTTAGCCTGGTTAGTGGCCAATGGGGCGGAGGAAACGGAGGCTGGGTTACTCATTCAACGCTTGGTGAATGGCCTGCCGGGACATTTATTAGAGGTAATTGTTGATAATGCCCTGCCCTTAGCCCAATTACAGAAATTTGTCCGTTTAGGCGGCCTCACCGCACGCTCGACAACACTCACAGAAGGCACCAGTGGCACGGTGACGGAAATTGAAAATGATTATGTGATTGATTTGGGGCGGGAACATTACCGGGCGCAGTTATTAAAAACCTTGGGTGAGCCAATTTTTGGGGAAACCTTTTCCCTACAAGATATTTATGTGCCGCCTCGGGGGGTTCCCATTTCCGATGCGAATATTCGACCCATGCCTAATCATGAGTCGAACCCCCACCCCCCCATGAACACTTCTGCGGAGCAGTCGGTGGATTTGGCGACTTGGGCGGCCGGGCAGTTGGACGATTGGACCAGTATTAGTGTGATTGAAGGTGAGGCGGGTTTCGGGAAAACCAGTTTTTGTCAAATGTGGGCGGCTCAGATTGCCCGGAGAGTATATCCGACTTGGATGCCGATTTGGATTCGTCTACGGGATGCCCATTTAGGACAAAATTTAGAGGAAACTTTAGATAGTGCTTTCCCTCTGGGACGGTTTAGTGATGCCGATGGTTGGTTATCTCATAATGCGCCGCCGTCTTTGTTGATTTTGGATGGTTTGGACGAGTTGCCGCGATCGCCCTATAAATTACGTCACATTCGAGCCTTTCTCGACCAAGTGATGCAGTTTCACGCCCAACAACTCAGTCGCAAAAAAGCCCACCGTCACAAAATTGTTTTAACCTGTCGTCAGGGAATGTTTGAAGGGGTGATCCGCACCTATCGGGTGGGCAGTATTTTCCCCCTACAAACCCAAATGAAACAAATCCGCTTGCAACCGATGGATCAGGACTCCCTGCGCCAATGGTTCAAACAGTGGGGAAAACTGCAATCGAAAAATATCTCTTACCGTTACTTTACGTTCCTCAAGGAGGAGGGGTTATTTACCCGCAAGCGCCATCTCCCGGTGGCGGATTTGGTTCATCAGCCCTTGATGTTGTATTTATTGGGGATTCTCCACCGGGATGGCCTAGTAGATCGGGGTTTATTTCAACTGGAATCCCCCCAAGCCCGTTATGAGATTTACGAACGGATGACGCGCTGGTTATTGGGGGAACATCAAGGCTATTCCCATTTGCCGGAAATGGTTAAGGAGGGCATGGCTCATGCCAGTCGTTCCACGGAGGCGATCGCCAATTTATTAGCCGGACAAGCCCCCCAAGAACCTCGCCGTTTTATGCAGGAAATCGCCCTGCGGGTCTTTCAAACGGGAAGCTGGGTCTTGAAAACGCCCCCTTGGGAGGCTCTCAGCCGTACAGAGCGCGGCACGAATCCCCCTCAACCAACCCCTCCCCCGGAGAATTCCCCCGCCTCAGAACCGACTCCTGAGCTACTCAACCCCTGGCAACAACACTTTAATCGGCAAATTCGCACGGCCGCCCTCTTTTTCTCTGTGCCGTCTCCTGTACTCTGTTCTTCCCTCTCTACCCTACAAGTGGCTCAGAAAAATGGGTTGGAACAGTTAACCTTTTCTCACCCTAATTTAGGGTCTTATCTAGCGGCTACGGAAATCTCGAAACAATTGCAACTCTTAACCCAGCAAGTCCATGATCGTTATGGGGATATGAGTTTTAGGGTGGCCTCAGATTGGGCAGTAGCCCAGCATCTCTATTCTTTTTTGGGCTATGGATTTTTGTCGTTGGAGATGGAGGAATTTTTGATGGAAAATCTCCAACAAGCCGAAGAACGCAACCCCCATCAGTTTTCTTTTCCCCTTTTATTTAAACGCCTCTACAAGTTTTATCGCTCCTACTGTCAAGGACGGTGGTTTGATGAAGGGTTAACCCATCAAGCTCATGCTCAACTTCAACAGTTAAAAAATCCCCTCAATGCCCTACAAGTTGATGGGGCGGTGGGGTTAAATGTGTTTCTCCTACTCTGTGGGATTTCCCAACGGGCGAATATTCCGTTTTATCCCTGTGGAGATCCTAATCAACCTCAAGATTTTGATGCCGATCGGTTCTTAATTTTGATGTCCCGGACAACGGTATTATCGCCGACCAGTTTTTTTGTTCGGGCGCGTCACAGTTTGCATCATTTACAATTGCCGGGAGCTTGTTTGAGTCGGGCGATGTTGACCAATGCCAATCTAGAGGGGACCAATTTGGCGATCGCCGAATTAAGTCGAGCCAACTTAGTGGGGGCTAATCTCACTGGGGTTAATTTATCTTGGGCGACTTTAGCTAGTGCTAATTTAGTCAATAGCAATTTGAATCAAGCCAATTTAGAAGGGGCTGACCTCTCCCGTGCCAACTTAGTGGGGGTTAATTTAAGCAGTGCTAATCTCCATAATGCCTGTTTATTTGAGGCTAAACTTGACCCAGACAATGAACAAAAAGCCCGTTCTAGTGGGGCGTTCTTTACTTGGGAAGAGTTCCAAGATTATAGTCAATCGTTAGCACCGAAAATGCAGCTAGGGGACTTAGTAGATAGTGATTTCTTCGACGGGGAAATTCAAATCGAAATTGCCGAAGGAGAACCGTTCATGCCCGATGCTTGGTACACGTCCCAAGATGTCTACTCTCCGGATTTAGAAGTTTATGCTCCGGCGGCTAGCAGTGATAATGAAACTATCGCTGCCCCCCCCTCCAATGATGCCACTCTCCCTGCCCCTCTCGGTCGTCCTCCTATCAGTAGTGATGATGAAACTTGGGCAGCCTCCATGAACGATATGGATGATCAAGATTATGATGCTACCTTAGCCGATGTGGATTGA